Proteins from a single region of Rubeoparvulum massiliense:
- a CDS encoding CamS family sex pheromone protein: MNQINLNRLRRLLLLFCSVLLGTSMITGCTTPEDTSQEDQVLDLSVTTSLEAGEQYFNSLLPYHTNETRGLLASRIGRVDGNHLELGMLDIAQQTFDREKVYFQEGNMLKREQVVRWLERNSAENPEGLNPAKNPKVEKQEPLFLLHLLEHDYVQRDGTLAGMVIGLSIAPPAKVKDAQERAHLLQQQLEKGKGIAQEVTLRIRNQGIDVPIIIALYYTQPAQSFLPGNFVAVGKVKAKEEKISEWEDLGEEYLIFPSGELATKYEDLQDQFNTISDNAQDFFPNYVSLVGTGRFVNKQLVELTVEANASFESKTEVIQLTQYLGEQLKDTLPKSVHINLYVSSVNKPQALYVRPIEGKDYMHIYRN, encoded by the coding sequence ATGAATCAAATCAACCTCAATCGCTTACGCCGTCTTCTTCTTCTATTCTGTAGTGTACTTCTTGGTACCTCTATGATAACCGGATGTACTACACCAGAGGATACCTCCCAAGAGGATCAAGTGCTGGATCTGAGTGTGACCACTTCCTTAGAAGCGGGAGAACAATATTTTAATAGCTTGCTTCCCTATCATACGAACGAGACGAGAGGCTTGCTCGCTTCGAGAATTGGACGTGTGGATGGGAACCATCTTGAGCTAGGGATGCTAGATATTGCCCAGCAGACCTTTGATCGGGAGAAGGTCTATTTTCAAGAGGGGAATATGTTGAAGCGTGAGCAGGTCGTTCGCTGGTTGGAGCGCAATTCTGCAGAGAATCCGGAGGGCCTTAATCCTGCGAAGAATCCCAAGGTGGAAAAACAGGAGCCTCTATTTCTTCTTCACCTGCTCGAGCATGATTATGTGCAACGTGATGGAACGCTGGCTGGGATGGTGATCGGCCTTTCTATTGCGCCACCTGCCAAGGTGAAGGATGCCCAAGAGCGGGCACACCTTCTACAGCAGCAATTGGAGAAGGGGAAGGGCATCGCCCAGGAAGTGACACTACGTATTCGTAATCAAGGGATCGACGTGCCCATCATCATTGCCCTCTATTATACACAGCCAGCCCAATCCTTCCTGCCAGGGAATTTCGTGGCAGTGGGTAAGGTGAAGGCGAAGGAGGAAAAAATCAGTGAGTGGGAGGACCTTGGTGAAGAGTACTTGATCTTCCCAAGCGGTGAGCTTGCTACAAAGTATGAGGATCTTCAGGATCAATTTAATACAATCTCCGATAATGCTCAGGACTTTTTTCCTAATTATGTAAGTTTAGTGGGAACAGGTCGCTTTGTGAATAAGCAACTGGTGGAACTGACCGTGGAGGCCAATGCTTCCTTTGAGTCGAAGACCGAGGTAATTCAGCTGACGCAGTATCTTGGTGAGCAATTGAAGGATACCCTTCCTAAGTCGGTCCATATCAATCTTTATGTTTCCTCTGTCAATAAACCGCAAGCCCTCTATGTACGCCCTATTGAAGGAAAAGATTATATGCATATCTATCGAAATTAG
- the ligA gene encoding NAD-dependent DNA ligase LigA encodes MPLEVRIVDNRVREEKLARMKFLIPLLNRYNYEYYTLDAPSVSDAEYDQYYDELVALEKELDLILPDSPTHRVGGAILEAFSTHRHLGKLWSLDKAQSFEELDEWVERIERLRLEYNERGSEPLPPLEFTLEQKFDGLTINLTYENGQLIQAATRGLGGEVGEVILAQVKTIQTVPLTIPFQGRMEVQGEAIMKLSQLAAYNQIHAEPLKNARNAAAGALRNLDPKVTAERKLDAFMYQVGYIEGLQFNTHEEMLQFLRDQHFYVNPFFHRVDRFAEIKQEIENFRTERQKLDYLTDGMVIKVNDMRTRQVLGYTAKFPRWAIAFKYKAEVQETTLRDVTWQVGRTGKLTPVAELEPVDFEGVTVKRATLNNWDDILRKNLQFAIGTLVQVRRSNDVIPEILGAVDDAPAGEEIKFPPSCPECGGEIEQQGVHYFCVNGLGCPPQIVGRMTHFASKGALDIEGFSEKTAQQLFNERNVKSVAQLFQLTKDDLITLERFGEKKAQKLLDAIEKSKDCTLADFLFGLGIANVGKETAKALAQHFGMLEQVMAATYEELQQIEDVGGIVAQSVIDFFHDQHVQEIIQQMLDAGVRPQPVTPMMDSASIDSPFAGKTVVLTGTLQELTREEATEALEAMGAKITGSVSKKTDYVIAGEKAGSKLTKAQSLGVPVLDEATFIQMLKASQQA; translated from the coding sequence ATGCCCTTGGAGGTGAGGATCGTGGATAATCGTGTACGTGAGGAAAAGCTGGCGCGGATGAAGTTCTTAATCCCGCTTTTGAACCGGTATAACTATGAATACTACACGTTGGATGCACCATCGGTCAGTGATGCGGAGTATGATCAATACTATGATGAACTAGTAGCCCTTGAAAAGGAGCTCGATCTAATTCTTCCAGATTCACCGACGCACCGAGTAGGCGGGGCGATTCTTGAGGCATTTTCCACCCATCGCCATCTTGGTAAGCTTTGGAGTTTGGATAAGGCGCAAAGCTTTGAAGAATTGGATGAATGGGTAGAGCGAATCGAACGCTTACGGCTAGAATATAACGAGCGTGGCAGTGAACCCCTTCCTCCCCTTGAGTTTACCTTGGAGCAGAAGTTCGATGGTCTAACCATTAACCTTACCTATGAAAATGGACAGCTCATTCAAGCAGCCACGCGTGGCTTAGGTGGTGAGGTAGGTGAGGTGATCCTTGCTCAGGTAAAGACCATTCAAACTGTACCTCTGACCATCCCTTTCCAGGGGAGGATGGAAGTCCAAGGGGAAGCGATTATGAAGCTGTCCCAATTGGCTGCTTATAATCAGATCCATGCAGAACCATTGAAGAATGCACGGAATGCTGCAGCAGGGGCCCTCCGCAATCTTGATCCAAAGGTGACAGCCGAGCGGAAGCTGGATGCCTTCATGTATCAAGTTGGGTATATTGAAGGCTTACAGTTTAATACCCATGAGGAGATGCTTCAATTCTTACGGGATCAGCATTTCTACGTCAATCCCTTTTTCCATCGCGTCGATCGGTTTGCAGAGATTAAGCAGGAGATCGAGAATTTCCGCACAGAACGGCAAAAACTAGACTATCTCACCGATGGGATGGTTATCAAGGTGAATGATATGCGAACTCGCCAGGTGCTGGGATACACGGCGAAGTTCCCCCGTTGGGCCATCGCTTTCAAATATAAAGCAGAGGTACAGGAAACAACCCTGCGTGATGTAACATGGCAGGTGGGGCGTACCGGTAAATTAACACCGGTAGCTGAATTGGAGCCGGTAGACTTTGAAGGTGTGACGGTAAAACGGGCCACGCTCAATAATTGGGATGATATTCTTCGGAAAAATCTCCAGTTTGCTATTGGGACGCTGGTACAAGTACGTCGTAGTAATGATGTGATTCCAGAGATTCTCGGCGCCGTGGATGATGCTCCGGCAGGTGAGGAGATCAAATTCCCTCCCTCCTGTCCTGAATGCGGCGGTGAAATTGAACAGCAAGGTGTTCATTACTTCTGTGTGAATGGTCTCGGTTGTCCGCCACAAATTGTGGGACGGATGACCCACTTTGCCAGTAAAGGTGCCTTGGATATTGAAGGCTTTAGTGAGAAGACGGCCCAGCAGTTATTCAACGAGCGGAATGTGAAGAGTGTAGCGCAGCTGTTCCAACTAACCAAAGATGATCTCATTACATTGGAACGATTTGGTGAGAAGAAGGCACAAAAATTATTAGATGCCATTGAGAAAAGCAAAGACTGTACTCTGGCTGATTTTCTCTTTGGCCTTGGGATCGCTAATGTAGGGAAGGAGACAGCCAAGGCACTGGCTCAACATTTTGGCATGCTTGAGCAGGTGATGGCTGCCACCTATGAGGAACTTCAGCAGATTGAAGATGTCGGGGGCATTGTGGCCCAGTCCGTCATCGACTTCTTCCACGATCAGCATGTACAAGAGATCATCCAACAGATGCTAGATGCAGGTGTTCGTCCTCAACCGGTTACCCCGATGATGGATTCAGCCAGTATCGATTCTCCATTTGCAGGCAAGACAGTCGTGCTAACAGGTACCTTGCAGGAGCTGACGCGGGAAGAGGCAACGGAAGCTTTAGAGGCAATGGGGGCGAAAATAACGGGCAGTGTTAGTAAGAAGACGGACTATGTCATCGCTGGTGAAAAGGCAGGAAGCAAGCTCACGAAGGCTCAGAGTCTTGGTGTACCTGTCCTGGATGAAGCTACCTTTATTCAGATGCTGAAGGCTAGTCAACAGGCCTAA
- the pcrA gene encoding DNA helicase PcrA — translation MEQSSILTGLNPEQRRAVLTTEGPVLILAGAGSGKTRVVTQRIAYLLAEKRVAPWSILAITFTNKAAREMKERVSQLVGADAEDIWISTFHSMCVRILRRDIERIGYSSRFTILDSTDQLSQVKDILKVLNIDPKRFDPRAILATISQAKNALQSPEEYANLVGDPFMKVVSDVYTEYQRRLKTNQSLDFDDLLMVTVQLFKKVPEVLEYYQKKFRYIHVDEYQDTNAVQYQLVHLLAASHQNICVVGDTDQSIYSWRGADITNILRFEEDYPDAQVILLEQNYRSTKRILQAANEVIRNNTERKEKNLWTENEDGPLIQLYEAETEHDEAYYIVEQLEKKLQEGASYQDFAILYRTNAQSRIIEEVLIKSSHPYQLVGGTRFYERKEIRDVMAYLKLVANPHDDASFKRIVNVPKRGIGATSLDKLSQYAFEQGISLYTAASSAEEAGVSGKAAGQLGAFAEMIRELSGQVDYQSVHELTEQVLERSRYIEELQQEKTIEAQTRIENIQEFLSVTLDFEKKSEDHSLISFLSDVALVADVDQWDEGQKRITLMTLHSAKGLEFPYVFLVGMEEGLFPHNRALSDEHEMEEERRLAYVGITRAEKGLYLTYARSRTIYGRIQSMPASRFIDEIPEELLERDGKKQQQAMFRSSTSLRSQRIHPGADLTLSWKVGEKVQHGKWGIGTIVGCKGEGDNLELDIAFPGMGIKKLLAKFAPIEKA, via the coding sequence ATGGAGCAATCAAGTATTCTTACTGGACTTAATCCTGAACAACGACGAGCAGTACTCACCACGGAAGGCCCTGTCTTAATCTTAGCAGGTGCAGGGAGTGGCAAGACGCGTGTGGTAACGCAGCGCATCGCGTATTTATTGGCGGAGAAGCGGGTGGCTCCCTGGAGCATCCTAGCCATTACCTTTACAAATAAGGCAGCCCGTGAGATGAAGGAACGGGTATCTCAATTGGTGGGAGCAGATGCAGAGGATATTTGGATCTCCACCTTCCACAGTATGTGTGTCCGGATTTTACGTCGAGATATTGAGCGGATCGGCTATTCCTCTCGTTTCACCATCCTTGATAGCACAGACCAGCTCAGTCAGGTGAAGGATATCCTGAAGGTACTTAACATCGATCCCAAGCGCTTCGATCCTCGAGCCATTCTGGCCACCATTAGTCAAGCGAAGAACGCATTACAATCACCAGAGGAGTATGCCAACCTTGTAGGCGATCCATTTATGAAGGTGGTTAGCGATGTCTATACGGAGTATCAACGGCGCTTGAAAACCAACCAATCCTTGGACTTCGATGATCTATTAATGGTCACTGTTCAACTCTTTAAGAAGGTACCAGAAGTACTAGAATATTACCAAAAGAAGTTCCGCTATATTCATGTGGATGAATACCAGGATACGAATGCGGTGCAATATCAGCTAGTGCATCTATTGGCAGCAAGCCACCAGAATATCTGTGTGGTTGGCGATACAGACCAATCCATCTACAGCTGGCGCGGCGCCGATATCACCAACATTCTACGCTTTGAAGAGGATTATCCTGATGCACAGGTGATTTTGCTGGAGCAGAATTATCGCTCCACCAAGCGCATCCTTCAGGCAGCCAATGAGGTGATCCGCAATAATACCGAGCGGAAAGAGAAAAACCTATGGACAGAGAATGAGGATGGCCCTCTGATTCAGCTCTATGAGGCAGAGACGGAGCATGATGAGGCATACTACATCGTAGAGCAGCTGGAGAAGAAGCTGCAGGAAGGTGCCTCCTATCAAGACTTTGCCATTCTCTATCGAACCAATGCCCAATCACGGATCATTGAGGAAGTGCTCATTAAGAGTAGCCATCCTTATCAGCTCGTGGGCGGCACGCGCTTCTATGAGCGGAAAGAGATTCGTGATGTGATGGCTTATCTGAAGCTGGTGGCGAATCCCCATGATGATGCCAGCTTTAAACGGATTGTGAATGTTCCCAAACGAGGTATTGGTGCCACCTCGTTGGATAAGCTGAGTCAATATGCTTTTGAACAAGGAATCTCCCTCTATACAGCAGCTTCCTCGGCAGAAGAGGCTGGTGTGAGCGGGAAAGCAGCTGGACAACTGGGCGCCTTTGCTGAAATGATTCGAGAATTGAGCGGACAGGTGGATTATCAATCGGTACATGAACTGACAGAGCAAGTGCTAGAACGCTCTCGCTACATTGAGGAGCTACAACAGGAGAAGACCATTGAAGCACAGACGCGGATCGAAAATATTCAAGAGTTTCTCTCGGTTACCCTTGATTTTGAAAAGAAGAGTGAGGACCATTCCTTAATCAGCTTCCTCTCTGACGTTGCACTGGTGGCCGATGTGGATCAATGGGATGAAGGACAAAAGCGGATTACCCTCATGACCTTGCATAGTGCCAAGGGCTTGGAGTTTCCCTATGTCTTCTTAGTGGGTATGGAGGAAGGATTATTTCCTCATAATCGAGCGCTCAGCGATGAGCATGAGATGGAGGAGGAGCGTCGTCTTGCTTATGTGGGGATCACCCGTGCAGAGAAGGGGCTGTATCTCACCTATGCACGTAGCCGTACCATTTATGGACGGATCCAGTCCATGCCAGCATCCCGCTTTATCGATGAGATTCCTGAGGAGCTACTAGAACGGGATGGCAAGAAGCAACAGCAAGCGATGTTCAGGTCTTCCACATCATTACGTTCGCAGCGGATCCATCCGGGAGCTGATCTCACCTTATCATGGAAGGTGGGAGAGAAGGTACAGCATGGGAAATGGGGTATTGGTACCATCGTTGGTTGTAAGGGTGAAGGGGATAATTTAGAATTGGATATCGCTTTCCCTGGGATGGGAATTAAGAAACTATTAGCCAAATTCGCCCCCATTGAGAAAGCATAA
- the pcrB gene encoding heptaprenylglyceryl phosphate synthase, with the protein MKNSTPLYASWRHAFKLDPNKELSDEALEAICESGSDGILIGGTDGITYENVTELLGRVRSYAIPCIQEVSRLDAVVPGFDHYFIPLVVNAGRAEWLLQPHMEAIKQYGRLIPWHELTVEGYVVLNPDSKVGRLTASVQPNSIDDLFVYTTLTDRLLQLPILYLEYSGIYGDPSWIEQVQRRTTHSHLFYGGGIGNQEQAQVMSERADTIVVGNLIYEDWRRALETVPQQPSSI; encoded by the coding sequence ATGAAGAATTCTACCCCCCTATACGCCTCCTGGCGGCACGCTTTTAAGCTCGATCCCAATAAGGAACTCTCTGATGAAGCATTGGAAGCCATCTGTGAATCAGGAAGCGATGGGATTCTCATTGGCGGTACCGATGGGATCACCTACGAAAACGTAACAGAATTGCTAGGGCGGGTACGTAGCTATGCGATTCCTTGTATCCAAGAGGTTTCCCGCTTGGATGCTGTGGTTCCTGGGTTCGATCATTATTTCATTCCACTGGTGGTCAATGCTGGTAGAGCAGAATGGCTGTTACAGCCACATATGGAGGCGATTAAGCAATATGGACGTTTGATCCCTTGGCATGAGCTGACGGTGGAAGGCTATGTGGTTCTTAATCCGGATTCCAAGGTCGGTCGTTTAACTGCCAGTGTTCAGCCCAATAGTATCGATGACTTATTCGTATATACTACGTTGACTGATCGCCTACTGCAGCTACCGATTCTCTATCTCGAGTATAGCGGAATCTATGGTGACCCGAGCTGGATAGAGCAGGTGCAACGTCGAACAACCCATTCCCACCTCTTCTATGGAGGAGGAATTGGGAATCAAGAGCAAGCACAGGTGATGAGTGAACGAGCGGATACCATCGTCGTTGGCAATTTGATCTATGAGGATTGGCGACGAGCGTTGGAAACCGTACCTCAACAACCATCATCAATTTGA
- a CDS encoding YerC/YecD family TrpR-related protein, producing MSLKKLQGREVDQLFQAILQLESVEECYAFFDDLCTVNEIISLAQRLEVARMLRIGLTYNQIEAETGASTATISRVKRCLNYGDDGYNLILQRMETDGLLRHEDPEKEEK from the coding sequence ATGTCCTTAAAAAAGTTGCAGGGACGCGAGGTGGATCAGCTATTTCAGGCCATCCTCCAATTAGAGTCCGTGGAAGAGTGCTATGCATTTTTTGATGATCTATGTACGGTCAATGAGATTATCTCGTTAGCCCAACGTTTAGAAGTGGCAAGAATGCTCCGAATTGGCTTAACGTATAATCAGATCGAAGCGGAGACAGGGGCCAGCACTGCCACCATTTCTAGGGTAAAGCGTTGTCTCAACTATGGAGATGATGGGTATAATCTTATCCTCCAGAGAATGGAGACCGATGGGCTCTTACGCCATGAAGATCCAGAGAAAGAAGAAAAATAA
- a CDS encoding DUF3048 domain-containing protein, translating into MNRLKSTLLILLSILMVFSLVISGCGKKDEKVEETPNEDENSVVVELPEPEFAYTAPLTGIGTNNPLPERLVAVMIENSAAARPQSGLQEADVVYEILAEGMITRFIAIFHSQSPDTFGPVRSIRPYFIELANGLDAIIVHAGSSIHAHFILTKGDQPYLDETTNAGAYFTRVDFRQRPHNVYTNLERIWQGAKDKKYRLEGEFPKLQFLAEGEEVAGTSANQVTITYSSSNYVVGYQYDATSESYRRLVNGEAHVDKETNQPLTTKNLLVIEAPHQMIANDEAGRREVELDGPGQGYLFQQGKMQAITWERTDKKMIRAFINGEEVKYVPGNTWVLVIPTVPGLAKSVVVE; encoded by the coding sequence ATGAATCGATTGAAGAGTACATTGCTCATCCTTCTCTCTATCCTTATGGTTTTTTCACTAGTTATTAGTGGTTGTGGTAAAAAAGATGAGAAGGTAGAAGAGACACCGAATGAAGATGAGAATAGTGTTGTGGTTGAATTACCAGAACCAGAGTTTGCATACACGGCACCATTAACAGGGATTGGAACCAATAATCCTTTACCAGAGCGGCTTGTGGCTGTTATGATTGAAAATAGTGCAGCTGCTCGTCCTCAATCGGGGCTTCAAGAGGCAGATGTGGTATATGAAATCCTAGCAGAGGGGATGATTACCCGCTTTATCGCCATCTTCCATAGCCAGTCACCGGATACCTTTGGACCAGTTCGGAGTATTCGTCCTTATTTTATTGAACTAGCCAATGGCCTTGATGCTATCATCGTCCATGCAGGGAGCAGTATTCATGCCCATTTTATTCTGACCAAAGGGGATCAACCCTATCTTGATGAGACGACCAATGCAGGCGCTTATTTTACCAGGGTGGATTTTCGCCAACGTCCCCACAATGTCTACACCAATCTTGAACGGATCTGGCAAGGGGCTAAGGATAAGAAGTACCGTCTTGAAGGTGAATTTCCCAAGCTACAATTTTTAGCAGAGGGTGAGGAAGTAGCCGGAACGTCAGCCAATCAAGTAACCATTACCTATTCCAGCAGTAATTATGTGGTAGGTTACCAATATGATGCTACAAGCGAAAGCTATCGCCGTTTAGTTAATGGGGAAGCCCATGTTGATAAGGAGACGAATCAACCATTAACGACAAAAAACCTCTTGGTTATTGAAGCGCCACATCAGATGATCGCCAATGATGAGGCAGGACGACGAGAGGTTGAACTGGATGGTCCTGGACAAGGCTATCTGTTCCAACAGGGCAAGATGCAAGCGATTACCTGGGAACGTACTGATAAAAAAATGATCCGCGCCTTCATCAATGGTGAAGAGGTCAAATATGTACCAGGGAATACATGGGTTCTTGTAATTCCAACGGTGCCAGGCTTAGCAAAAAGTGTGGTAGTTGAGTGA
- a CDS encoding adenine deaminase C-terminal domain-containing protein has translation MLIQPWKQEERRKGVEVALRKQPATTWIQNATVLDVYTGEWRRAHIVLYNERIAYVGEREPLCDERTHVIPAEEYFIVPGYIEPHAHPFQLYNPLTLGNYLLRHGTTMLVSDTLPILMHRGEEKLITFMEEMNQHPIHFYWWVRFDPQSVDRGMQHRFHHAAISRLLRHPAILQVGELTAWPQLLFQGEPNLKEWMEMARQEGKQIDAHIPGASAATIQALATTGVTACHEAISAEEVLARLQAGMYAELRHSSIRPDLPIMLPPLLERGVLPNSRTMLTTDGSTPPALRHGFTDHLIHVAIEAGVPIVEAYRMATLYPATFHHMDGEVGGVAPGRMADLLFLRAPDQPTPIQVMIAGKIITENMVEELAREQFSFAWEQYMPPSQIATEHQGIPHQWFQLPTSNTGTYPVLEMRNAVITKLVEVELPSQDGLLSLEEGSGYLLIAVLHKGMQWLTKCVLKGFATHLEALATTNNSINEIVVIGSSPAAMARAVEELRSMEGGIVIIESGEVLYRLPLPLAGMVSDLDLDQLIPQTEEFVRLLQERGYTHADPIYSLFFFTSTHLPLVRLTPQGLYHVKEGRVLYPAEQLEQDVRS, from the coding sequence GTGCTCATCCAACCATGGAAGCAGGAGGAACGACGAAAAGGAGTCGAGGTAGCACTACGTAAACAGCCAGCGACCACATGGATTCAAAATGCCACCGTACTAGATGTCTACACCGGTGAATGGCGGCGTGCCCATATTGTTCTGTACAACGAACGGATCGCGTATGTGGGAGAGCGTGAGCCTCTGTGTGATGAACGAACCCATGTGATTCCCGCTGAGGAGTATTTTATTGTGCCAGGCTATATTGAACCCCATGCCCATCCTTTTCAATTGTATAATCCGTTGACGCTGGGCAATTATCTTTTACGCCATGGGACAACCATGCTTGTTAGTGATACACTTCCCATTCTGATGCATCGTGGTGAAGAGAAGCTCATTACCTTCATGGAGGAGATGAACCAACATCCCATTCATTTCTATTGGTGGGTACGCTTTGACCCGCAGTCTGTGGATCGGGGGATGCAGCACCGCTTTCATCATGCAGCCATCTCCCGTCTCCTTCGGCATCCTGCCATCCTCCAAGTGGGCGAGCTGACCGCTTGGCCTCAGCTACTCTTTCAAGGTGAGCCCAATCTCAAGGAATGGATGGAGATGGCCCGTCAGGAGGGGAAGCAGATCGATGCCCATATCCCTGGTGCTTCAGCTGCAACAATTCAAGCATTGGCAACCACCGGTGTGACGGCCTGCCATGAAGCGATTAGCGCTGAGGAAGTATTAGCCCGTTTGCAGGCAGGAATGTATGCAGAACTACGACACTCTTCCATTCGTCCTGATCTCCCCATCATGCTTCCACCACTCTTAGAACGGGGCGTTTTACCGAATAGTCGAACCATGTTGACCACCGATGGCTCCACACCTCCTGCATTACGCCATGGTTTCACAGATCACTTGATCCATGTTGCCATTGAAGCAGGTGTCCCCATCGTGGAGGCATACCGGATGGCAACGCTCTATCCAGCCACCTTTCATCACATGGACGGAGAGGTAGGTGGGGTCGCTCCTGGGCGGATGGCTGATCTATTATTCCTTCGTGCTCCTGATCAACCTACACCGATTCAGGTGATGATAGCAGGTAAGATTATTACGGAGAACATGGTTGAGGAGCTAGCGAGGGAGCAGTTCAGTTTTGCGTGGGAGCAATATATGCCACCATCGCAGATCGCCACGGAACATCAAGGGATCCCCCACCAATGGTTCCAGCTTCCTACTTCCAATACAGGCACATATCCTGTGCTCGAGATGCGCAATGCTGTAATCACGAAGCTAGTGGAGGTGGAGCTTCCTTCGCAGGATGGTCTACTCTCCTTAGAAGAAGGCTCTGGCTATTTACTCATCGCCGTTTTGCATAAAGGGATGCAATGGCTCACCAAATGTGTACTAAAAGGTTTTGCCACTCACTTGGAAGCGTTGGCAACCACTAATAATTCCATCAATGAGATTGTGGTGATCGGCTCTTCACCAGCTGCCATGGCCCGTGCTGTAGAGGAACTACGAAGCATGGAGGGTGGTATCGTAATCATCGAGAGCGGCGAGGTGCTTTATCGTCTACCGCTACCGTTAGCAGGAATGGTTTCCGATCTTGATCTCGATCAACTCATTCCCCAGACGGAAGAGTTCGTTCGGTTATTACAGGAACGGGGCTATACTCATGCAGACCCTATCTATTCCCTGTTCTTTTTTACCTCCACCCATCTGCCATTAGTACGCCTAACACCGCAAGGCTTATACCATGTCAAAGAAGGACGAGTCCTCTATCCCGCTGAACAGTTGGAGCAGGATGTTCGAAGCTGA
- a CDS encoding YgaP family membrane protein, protein MKKNVGTLDAFLRISFGLTGLAFGISRMSRHPYRSFPITLTMMSAMKVAEGITRFCPMLALFGVSSKEMDGPCKARKIPIRSSDYQMDEEMAVDEMANLVNEAIQETFLADDPVHHQE, encoded by the coding sequence ATGAAAAAAAACGTAGGTACATTGGATGCGTTTCTTCGCATTAGCTTTGGTCTGACTGGACTCGCCTTTGGCATTAGCCGAATGAGTCGTCACCCGTACCGTTCCTTCCCCATTACACTGACGATGATGTCAGCGATGAAGGTGGCAGAAGGAATTACTCGTTTTTGTCCGATGTTAGCCTTGTTCGGGGTCAGTTCCAAAGAGATGGATGGTCCATGCAAAGCGCGGAAAATCCCCATCCGATCTTCCGACTACCAGATGGATGAAGAGATGGCTGTTGATGAAATGGCCAATCTGGTCAATGAAGCGATCCAAGAAACATTCCTAGCAGATGACCCCGTCCATCACCAAGAGTAG